One Beggiatoa leptomitoformis DNA segment encodes these proteins:
- a CDS encoding sulfotransferase domain-containing protein, which translates to MRILVNSLPKSGTHLLTKTIQLLGYQEYALHKSYSLTLREWLGIRIPKLLVYRQAKNATKKPADTQVHIDIGVFTPYPVNQPTLCYWLKSIPNQHYIQGHIPYHPALSPLLKSVGYKHVAIIRDPRAVLASFLPFVLSARQTDMGAHFLEDDFQPLSFTERLEFILQGGHAPQANVTILPFTQVFHSITAWQTDPNCLLVRFEDLVGEQGGGEASQQQATVERIAQHLEIPLTSEVRRNLHRIYDANSRTFRIGKIDSWRETIPAENLQRVIEYCEPLCKTIGYVT; encoded by the coding sequence ATGCGAATTCTTGTCAACTCTCTCCCTAAAAGTGGTACTCATTTACTCACAAAAACGATACAACTACTTGGTTATCAAGAGTATGCACTACATAAAAGTTATAGTCTCACCTTGCGGGAATGGTTGGGCATTCGCATTCCAAAATTATTGGTTTATCGCCAAGCCAAAAATGCCACAAAAAAACCCGCAGATACCCAAGTACATATTGATATTGGTGTATTTACGCCGTATCCCGTCAATCAACCCACACTTTGTTATTGGTTAAAAAGCATTCCAAACCAACATTATATTCAAGGACATATTCCCTACCACCCTGCCTTATCGCCTTTATTAAAATCGGTTGGTTATAAACATGTTGCCATCATTCGTGATCCACGCGCGGTATTGGCTTCTTTTTTACCCTTTGTACTATCTGCGCGACAAACGGACATGGGCGCGCATTTTTTAGAGGATGATTTTCAACCGCTCTCCTTTACAGAACGATTAGAATTTATCTTACAAGGGGGACATGCACCACAGGCAAATGTAACGATTCTACCCTTTACGCAGGTTTTTCATTCTATTACTGCTTGGCAGACAGACCCCAATTGTTTATTGGTGCGTTTTGAAGATTTAGTGGGCGAGCAAGGGGGCGGGGAAGCCAGTCAACAGCAGGCAACTGTAGAACGCATTGCTCAGCATTTAGAAATACCATTGACTTCTGAAGTCCGACGTAATTTACATCGTATTTATGATGCAAATTCACGTACTTTTCGTATCGGTAAAATTGACAGTTGGCGCGAAACCATACCCGCTGAAAATTTACAACGGGTTATAGAATATTGTGAACCTTTATGTAAAACAATTGGATATGTCACCTAA
- the argB gene encoding acetylglutamate kinase, whose product MSLTTTTAKSVAHVLIEALPYINRYQDKTLVVKYGGNAMVDETLKQSFARDIVLLKRVGMNPIVVHGGGPQIGDLLKRLGKQSEFFQGMRITDNETMDVVQMVLGGLVNKDIVTLINRQGGKAVGLTGKDAELIHARKLTFTRTNPEMNAPEIIDIGHVGEVASFDTGILTHLIHGDFIPVIAPIGVGDDGQSYNINADLVAGKLAEVLGAENLMLLTNTAGVLDKAGNVLTGLDSATVQGLIEDGTISGGMLPKVRCALEAVHAGVKTAHIVDGRVEHAVLLEIFTNEGVGTLIRGKAR is encoded by the coding sequence ATGTCGCTTACCACTACAACTGCAAAATCTGTTGCCCATGTGTTGATTGAAGCATTACCGTATATCAACCGCTATCAAGATAAAACCTTAGTGGTGAAATATGGCGGTAATGCAATGGTGGATGAAACGTTAAAACAAAGTTTTGCGCGTGACATTGTGTTATTAAAACGGGTTGGGATGAATCCTATTGTTGTACATGGTGGTGGTCCACAAATTGGAGATTTATTAAAACGCTTGGGAAAACAAAGCGAATTCTTTCAAGGAATGCGGATTACTGATAATGAAACGATGGATGTCGTCCAAATGGTTTTGGGTGGATTAGTGAATAAAGACATCGTGACGCTTATCAATCGTCAAGGGGGAAAGGCGGTTGGTTTAACGGGTAAAGATGCAGAATTAATTCACGCACGCAAACTCACTTTTACGCGCACCAATCCTGAAATGAATGCCCCTGAAATCATTGATATTGGTCATGTGGGGGAAGTTGCCAGTTTTGACACCGGTATTTTAACCCATTTAATTCATGGCGATTTTATCCCTGTTATTGCACCTATTGGAGTCGGCGATGATGGTCAATCCTATAATATTAATGCCGATTTAGTAGCGGGTAAATTAGCCGAAGTATTAGGGGCTGAAAACCTGATGTTATTAACCAATACAGCGGGTGTGTTAGATAAGGCAGGTAACGTATTAACAGGATTAGATTCTGCAACCGTACAAGGCTTGATTGAAGATGGCACGATTTCTGGCGGTATGTTGCCTAAAGTCCGTTGTGCCTTAGAAGCCGTACATGCAGGTGTTAAGACTGCACATATTGTTGATGGACGAGTAGAACATGCTGTATTACTAGAAATTTTTACCAATGAAGGTGTAGGAACACTCATTCGTGGTAAGGCGCGTTAA
- the glmM gene encoding phosphoglucosamine mutase has product MKQERKYFGTDGIRGTVGEYPITPDFVLKLGWAVGRVLANGKGRNKIIIGKDTRISGYMFESALEAGLSAAGMDVGLLGPMPTPGIAYLTRTFHAQAGIVISASHNPFQDNGIKFFSSRGTKLPDDVELAIEAELDKPMRMATADKFGKAERINDARGRYIEFCKRTILYDTDLKGVKLIVDCAHGATYNIAPAVFEELGASVTSIGVQPNGLNINEGVGATQPQKLREMVLERQADLGIALDGDGDRVIMVDHRGEIVDGDELLFIIANARHQAGQLQGAVVGTLMSNFGLEKALLDKGINFHRAAVGDRYVLELLQQVGGCLGGESSGHVICLDRTTTGDGIITALQVLEISRQTGLSVHELKQGMQKLPQLMINIPIQNGPKILQLPIVKQALQSAEQQLAQQGRVLLRPSGTEPLIRVMVEGADLQQVKTVVEDLADVIRAQV; this is encoded by the coding sequence ATGAAACAAGAACGTAAATACTTTGGCACGGATGGTATTCGAGGAACCGTAGGAGAGTATCCAATCACCCCTGATTTTGTGTTAAAACTGGGTTGGGCAGTTGGGCGAGTGTTAGCAAATGGTAAAGGGCGTAATAAAATCATTATTGGTAAAGACACCCGAATTTCTGGCTATATGTTTGAATCTGCACTAGAAGCGGGGCTATCGGCAGCGGGTATGGATGTGGGTTTATTAGGACCGATGCCAACCCCCGGTATTGCTTATTTAACACGCACTTTTCATGCACAAGCGGGTATTGTTATCAGTGCTTCACATAATCCTTTTCAAGATAATGGGATAAAATTTTTTTCCAGTCGTGGTACAAAATTACCTGATGATGTTGAACTTGCCATAGAAGCTGAATTAGATAAACCCATGCGTATGGCAACGGCGGATAAGTTTGGTAAAGCAGAACGGATTAATGATGCTCGAGGACGTTATATTGAATTTTGTAAGCGTACAATTTTATATGATACGGATTTAAAAGGGGTTAAGTTAATTGTTGATTGCGCACATGGGGCAACTTATAACATTGCACCAGCGGTTTTTGAAGAGTTAGGGGCAAGTGTTACCAGCATTGGCGTGCAACCCAATGGTTTAAATATTAACGAGGGGGTTGGTGCAACCCAGCCTCAAAAATTGCGGGAAATGGTATTAGAACGCCAAGCAGATTTAGGCATCGCCTTAGATGGTGATGGCGACCGCGTGATTATGGTTGACCATCGTGGCGAAATTGTTGATGGTGATGAATTATTATTTATTATTGCTAATGCACGTCATCAGGCAGGACAGTTACAAGGTGCGGTTGTTGGCACATTGATGAGTAATTTTGGTTTAGAAAAGGCTTTATTAGACAAGGGCATTAATTTTCATCGGGCTGCGGTTGGTGACCGTTATGTCTTAGAACTGTTGCAACAAGTTGGCGGTTGTTTGGGTGGGGAATCATCAGGGCATGTGATTTGTTTAGACCGCACAACAACGGGCGATGGCATTATTACCGCGTTGCAAGTATTGGAAATCAGTCGGCAAACAGGGTTAAGCGTGCATGAATTAAAGCAGGGAATGCAGAAATTACCGCAACTGATGATTAATATCCCCATCCAAAATGGTCCAAAAATATTACAATTGCCTATTGTAAAACAAGCATTACAGTCAGCAGAACAACAGTTAGCCCAACAAGGACGGGTTCTATTGCGTCCTTCGGGAACAGAACCGTTAATTCGTGTTATGGTAGAAGGTGCAGATTTACAACAGGTTAAAACCGTTGTAGAAGATTTGGCTGATGTTATTCGCGCACAGGTATAA
- a CDS encoding protein-disulfide reductase DsbD family protein, translating to MKIRYLLLLLLLFITPNSFATPIRGEHIEVELIAEVTSGKAGDSFWLALRLQPDVNWHTYWRNSGDSGMPPSVKWQVPDGVQVGEFQWAYPQRIPFAHLMNFGYSAENYLLAQVTIPAQYTATTLAIQAKARWLVCETICVPGDANLTLSLPISTATPTPDARWQTAFANTRAALPIPVEWQARFNFADNALIIQIQTDMLNNLQTIAFFPNDKDLIQNAAPQMLMQEADNLFLRIPQHPFFNTPPAQLSGVLVVTQADKTQSYQLVATPAPVTLPLTFTQAQRAGQTYNTAKPSNGEQTTLLLILLFALLGGLILNLMPCVFPILALKAVSLAESHYLSVRKQRLHGIIYTSGVISAFLLIAGILLGLRAGGAHIGWGFQLQSPLFVAILAYLFFAMALSLSGVVTFGTRLMGIGDSLATQRGYRGSFFTGVLAVVVASPCSAPFMGTAVGFALLQSPTTALAIFSALGLGMALPFLLLTFLPQWARFLPRAGAWMDTFKQFMAFPLYLTVVWLLWILGRQTSVNGMAIVLIGLVLLAFALWVWGHNPYVKHNWRILHACLSLLAGGIALGLLSSAFLNPVMGNHNAPETTASLAYSAEKLAQLRAEGKAVFVNLTADWCITCLVNEQVALNTQAVQQAFVNKNIYYLKGDWTNENPEITALLNQFQRSGVPLYLYYAANAAEPIVLPQLLTPSIVLNAL from the coding sequence ATGAAAATTCGCTATTTGCTACTGTTATTATTACTATTTATTACGCCAAATAGTTTTGCTACCCCTATCAGAGGGGAACATATTGAAGTTGAACTGATTGCTGAAGTCACTTCAGGAAAAGCGGGCGATAGTTTTTGGCTGGCTTTACGTTTGCAACCTGATGTTAATTGGCATACTTATTGGCGCAATTCGGGTGATTCAGGGATGCCGCCCAGTGTTAAATGGCAAGTACCTGATGGCGTACAAGTGGGTGAATTCCAATGGGCATATCCACAACGTATTCCTTTTGCACATCTGATGAATTTTGGATACAGCGCGGAAAATTATCTACTTGCACAAGTCACCATTCCCGCACAATACACCGCCACCACATTAGCAATTCAAGCCAAAGCCCGTTGGTTAGTCTGTGAAACTATCTGTGTACCGGGTGATGCAAATTTAACCCTAAGCTTACCTATCAGCACAGCAACACCCACACCCGATGCACGCTGGCAAACTGCTTTTGCTAATACTCGCGCCGCGTTACCCATTCCCGTCGAATGGCAAGCCCGTTTTAATTTTGCTGATAATGCACTTATCATACAAATTCAAACGGATATGTTGAATAATCTACAAACTATCGCCTTTTTTCCCAACGATAAAGATTTGATTCAAAACGCCGCGCCACAAATGCTTATGCAGGAAGCCGATAATTTATTTTTACGCATTCCGCAACACCCTTTTTTTAACACTCCCCCTGCCCAACTCTCAGGCGTTTTAGTCGTTACCCAAGCAGATAAAACACAAAGTTATCAACTCGTAGCAACACCAGCACCTGTCACGCTCCCGCTCACATTTACCCAAGCCCAACGTGCAGGACAAACATACAACACCGCAAAACCAAGCAATGGTGAACAAACCACACTGCTATTAATTCTCTTATTTGCCTTGTTGGGAGGATTAATTCTTAATTTAATGCCCTGTGTTTTTCCTATCCTCGCTTTAAAAGCGGTAAGCCTTGCCGAATCGCATTATTTATCCGTGCGTAAACAACGCTTACACGGCATCATTTACACCAGCGGGGTGATTAGTGCGTTTTTACTGATTGCAGGGATTTTATTAGGGTTACGGGCTGGTGGGGCGCATATTGGCTGGGGATTTCAATTACAATCCCCACTTTTTGTAGCTATATTAGCCTACCTATTTTTTGCGATGGCGTTGAGTTTATCGGGCGTTGTGACTTTTGGCACGCGTTTAATGGGAATTGGTGATTCCCTCGCAACACAACGCGGTTATCGTGGCTCATTTTTTACAGGTGTTTTAGCGGTTGTTGTCGCTAGCCCCTGTTCCGCACCCTTTATGGGAACGGCGGTTGGTTTCGCGCTGTTACAATCCCCAACGACAGCACTGGCTATTTTTTCCGCCTTGGGTTTAGGCATGGCGTTACCGTTTTTATTACTAACTTTTTTACCACAATGGGCGCGATTTTTACCCCGTGCAGGCGCGTGGATGGACACGTTTAAACAGTTTATGGCGTTTCCACTCTATTTAACGGTTGTCTGGTTATTATGGATTTTAGGGCGACAAACCAGCGTCAACGGTATGGCGATTGTATTAATCGGCTTAGTATTGCTTGCATTCGCGCTTTGGGTTTGGGGACACAATCCATACGTAAAACACAACTGGCGCATTTTACATGCTTGTTTGAGCCTATTAGCGGGGGGAATTGCATTAGGTTTATTAAGTAGTGCGTTTTTAAACCCCGTTATGGGCAATCATAACGCGCCAGAAACAACCGCCTCATTGGCGTACAGCGCGGAAAAATTGGCACAATTACGGGCTGAAGGCAAAGCCGTTTTTGTTAATTTAACCGCTGATTGGTGCATTACTTGTTTGGTTAATGAACAAGTTGCCTTAAACACACAAGCGGTACAACAAGCCTTTGTTAATAAGAACATTTATTATTTAAAGGGTGATTGGACAAATGAAAATCCAGAAATCACGGCTTTATTAAACCAGTTTCAACGCAGTGGCGTTCCGCTTTATTTGTATTACGCAGCAAATGCCGCTGAGCCAATTGTTTTACCTCAATTACTTACGCCTTCTATTGTACTCAATGCACTGTAA